In Gopherus evgoodei ecotype Sinaloan lineage chromosome 7, rGopEvg1_v1.p, whole genome shotgun sequence, the sequence AGATTCTTTGAGAAAGGGGGTTTTCATGACCCAGAATCACACTGTAAATTCCCTTTGGCTTCATCTGTGTTTCCCAGAGACCAACCCCACCCGGCAATAACACAGCTGCCAGTGCAGTGAGGGAGAATTCCACATGTGCATCTGAAGCCAGAGTTTACACCCTTGATGAGTAATATTTATTCCTGGATAACTGACTACGGGAAGCACTTGTAACAACATGAGTGATTTGGGAGCTTAATAATGTGACTGCTGGGTGGCATGACTTGGAGGGTTATTGCATTTTTCTGGTGCCTGCTGTCTAATAGAAATGTACAAAAGTGAAAAATAGCTCTTATTTTTTTTCACAAACAAAGTCTTAAAGGGGTTTGCTTTGGAAATGTAGTATGTTTTCTATGTGGCGCATTGCATGCCATCCCATTGGCCAAGATACAGTAGTGGAATATAAAAGTGTCACACTGTACGAGCTTTGCCCTTTGGCCATCAGTCCTAAAACAACTAAATTCTTCTTAGCAATTCACAAGATGGAATACATTCTCTAaaccttcctcttttttttttaaacaacctgtCTTCTGTCACTCCTCTCTCCCTAGTGCACATCCCCTGTGTTTTGTCACTTCCTTTCTCATGCAGCTCTGCCCTgtcaccccctccccatgtgcCTGGGTGCAGTGTTCTGTCAGACCCTCCCCTATGAGCACCGTGCCCTGTGTTCCCTTGTTCCTCTGCCCCACGTGCCTGGGCCCTGTGCTCTGTCATCCTCTCCCGCATGCCCTGTCAAACTTCTTCCCCTGTGCCCTATGCTCTGTCACCTCCTTCTACATGTACCCCTTATGTCCTCTCACCCCTCTACCCATGTGCACGTGCCCAAGATTGGGGGGTGTTCTTGAACTAGAAAGATGCTCTCTATGCACAGTTCAATGGTTCAGTGCAAAACTATTAAAACTAGCTTTGCAGACAGTCCAGGAAATCAAGTGGGCTTTAAATCTGTCTCCTTAACAGCTGATTAGAATTTTATTCCTATGCTTTAAATGGCCATTTTAGTAGCTTTTACGTACAGATGTGAGGGTTGGTCTGCAGACAGATTCCCAAAGCAAAATTTAATTGACTCCATGAAGTTTAATAATTTATAAAAATACAGCAAAGTGCAAATGGTACACGGTTTATAAGATTCTCATTGGAAAAAAGATACAAGCAGGGCTCTCTTTTCTTTCTAGTTAAACAATTACTGCAAACAGTCAATTATGAAAGCTTACAGACTCCCAAACTCACAAAAGTCCATGACCCACACTGAATTCTGAATATAGCTCCAAAGTGTGCATCCTAGTAACACTATAAATCCACCCTGTCCAAAATTATAAAACTCATCAGTAGTATCCTATTCATATCATTATTTCTTGCCCTTATAGGAGGAGGCATTCAGTTATCTGATGTCTTGAAATAGTATGAACTAACAGACTCTTCATAAATTTTAACCCTCATCTTTTCCCAGTGTACTGCATGTTCTGATGATTCATGTTGAAGCTATGTATCTAAGAGCAAAAATGAACACAAACACAGATATTTACAGAGATCTTTAACTGAGCCAAAAGATAGATTAACTATTATACATTCTCCACAGTTATACTCTTGGCAATATGCAAGTTAGAAAACATTTTCCAGGTTTTACATGATCACCAGCAGGTGGTGCTACCATCTTCTGCATCTGTTATACTTTTTCACTGCAAGGACTCAGAATAAGTGTTCTTTGTTATCAACATAAACACAGTTATTTTGCAGGGGGGAGAGGACACAAGAGCTCATTAATTGCTAGGATTACAAATTCTGCACTACATGCCAATAAGTAATGTCCAAACTCCAGTGCAAGTTTTGCCTAGATGAGGAATTCAGGCTATCATACAAATAATGCAGGAAGTTGACAAACTTTTCATCATATAcagttttgaagaaaaaattggGTGGTTACAGAAATGGATTCTCTGCCAGGTGTTAGAAGCTTTAGATTTCTTTGGAAAGCTGTATATCACAGAGAGCGCATAAGTATTCTTCATTATCAGGCTCCAATGCCAGGGCTTTCTCATAACACCCAATTGCTTGAGGCTTCTCCCCATTCAGTTGGTGAATAAGTCCAAGAATACTGAAATTTTTAGCATCTGCAGCGCCTCTCTGAATTCTCCTTTCTATTAATTTCTTCAGAGCATCTTTGCACAGGTTTCTTTCATGCGAGTTTTTCTCAATCTTCAGCCCTTTTGTGTAATGATTAATGGCCTCAGATTCGGACTTTTTGTGATATTCCTGAAAGCGTCCATAGCGGTAGTGGAGTTGTTGCTTCTCTTCACAGGTAAGTTTCTCCATCTTAAATACTTTTTGAAAGGTGTCTTCTGCTTCTTGATATTGATTTCCTTCTGCATACATGCTTGCTAGGTCAATATAGGCATACATAAACTTTGATTTTTGCTCCAccaccattttaaaatgaaaaatgccaAATCGAATCAGTTCCTCCATCTGCTCTCTAGGTGGATATTTTGTagcttttttcattttgaataacTGTGTTCTGTAGCAAAGACCTATCTGATGATGCAGGAAGCCAGAGGTTGGTGTAAATTCTAATGCCTTTTTCAAAAACCCCAGTGATTTCTCCACTAGTCCTTTTCTTCTGTAAAACTTTGCAGCATATCGCAATAAATAGGGAAGATCTGGGGTTTTTTGCAATGCTTCTTTGATGTACTTTTCTCCTTCTTTGACTTGGTCTATGTCCTGAAGTTTCAGTGCAAGGAGGGCCATAACAAAGGTGTCATTTGGATTCAGTCTTACTGCACGCCTTAAAGGTTCCAGTGATGAGTCCTCACCAGAAGAGCCTTTTGTAAGAAAATCTTCCAGGCGATATATGGCAATTGCATAGCCAGAATTAAATTCTGGATTGTTGGGTTCCTCTTCCAGAGCCTTTTCAAAGCATTTCTTTGCTCTTTCATAATATTTTATTCCAAACTTTAATAGTGCCCACCCTTGTTCACAGTAGATCTCAGGGAGATGAATCTTATAGCAAGATGCTCTTGAGAGCTTTTTGCAGCTGCTTTCTACCTTGCCTATGTAGGATTGAGCTTCTTGAAGTTTGTTCATATGGTAATAGACCCAAGCATAGTTCCCCCAGGTAACAAGACTTTTCCTGTCAACCTCATCTGCATGATTTGTCTGAACTTCTCCTTCAGCTTTTTGTAGACTTTCCAGAGcttcctcactgttgcctctcatGTGTTTCACATAGGCTAGCAGATTATAATTACTGAGTTTGGATTTTGTGGTTAGAAACTCAATCTGATCACAAATTGTTTCCTCTAAGTTATCAAGATCAACATCATCCTTCAGCAAAGTCCATGTAAAATGGCATTCAAGTTGCAGCAAGACAGTTCTTAGTGAATTTTTGGAAATATTgctagagagaaaaaaagaagcaTGTTTAAGCCTTTGTGAAGAAGAAGAGATTcaaattaaaactttatttaccCCAGAGGACAATTATCtatcttttttattttgcttttctttacCTCTGTATTTAATTTACAATGTTGCCAGTCTTAACTAGTGAGATAGCAATAATGTCACCTCTACAGATGCTTCAGAAAGAGGGTGCATCACAAGTAGTACTAATCAGAGAACAACACTTTGAGAAACCAAAGATATGGAGCTCATAGGTCTGAAGATTTGAACACCACTGGTTATTCATATTGTCTCTGTTACTCTGATCCCATGTAaactacagtaactcttcacttttCTTGTCCATGTTGGATCATTTTCACTCTGTACACTTAAATTATCGTGTATTATGTTACCCTAGTAGAGTGTTCTGTGTAGTTAAAGGATAGAAAGGTGGCAGGACGCCTAAATTGGTTTGTACTTCATTTGGGCTATGTTATACCAGATCTGCACACTTCCACTTATTTGTTTGTCTGGGGATAGGATGttattcaggcctggtctacacctaaaactaaGGTCAACCTACCTGCATCACTTAGGGTGAATTTTTCAACCCCTGTGAGAGATAGTTAAGATGACCCAAGAGCCAAAGTTGATAATGCTAGGtcaacatcagaagcaggaagcctgctaaacaaccggtGGGGCCACTGGACTATTGTATCGAGATGCTAATAGAGCACTCAAGGAAggtaaggccattgcagagatactaaattaattatttacaTCTGTCTTCACcaatgcagaggatgtgagggagactcccaaacctgagccattctttttaggtgacatctgaggaactgtcccagactgatgTGTgtttagaggaggttttagaataAATTGAATTACACAaaaacaagtcaccaggaccagatggtattcacccaagagttctgaaggaactcaaatgtgaaattgcagaactactaactgtggtatgtaacctattatttaaatcagcttcaggactagatgactggaggatagctaatgtgatgctaatttttttaaaaagctccagaggtgatctcggcaattacaggccagtaagcctaacttccgtaccaggcaaattggttgaaactatagtaaaggacaGAATTAGCAGACATATAGCTAAACATGATTTATTACAAGAAAGTC encodes:
- the LOC115655169 gene encoding interferon-induced protein with tetratricopeptide repeats 5-like isoform X1; amino-acid sequence: MLMRWASNISKNSLRTVLLQLECHFTWTLLKDDVDLDNLEETICDQIEFLTTKSKLSNYNLLAYVKHMRGNSEEALESLQKAEGEVQTNHADEVDRKSLVTWGNYAWVYYHMNKLQEAQSYIGKVESSCKKLSRASCYKIHLPEIYCEQGWALLKFGIKYYERAKKCFEKALEEEPNNPEFNSGYAIAIYRLEDFLTKGSSGEDSSLEPLRRAVRLNPNDTFVMALLALKLQDIDQVKEGEKYIKEALQKTPDLPYLLRYAAKFYRRKGLVEKSLGFLKKALEFTPTSGFLHHQIGLCYRTQLFKMKKATKYPPREQMEELIRFGIFHFKMVVEQKSKFMYAYIDLASMYAEGNQYQEAEDTFQKVFKMEKLTCEEKQQLHYRYGRFQEYHKKSESEAINHYTKGLKIEKNSHERNLCKDALKKLIERRIQRGAADAKNFSILGLIHQLNGEKPQAIGCYEKALALEPDNEEYLCALCDIQLSKEI
- the LOC115655169 gene encoding interferon-induced protein with tetratricopeptide repeats 5-like isoform X2, translated to MSNISKNSLRTVLLQLECHFTWTLLKDDVDLDNLEETICDQIEFLTTKSKLSNYNLLAYVKHMRGNSEEALESLQKAEGEVQTNHADEVDRKSLVTWGNYAWVYYHMNKLQEAQSYIGKVESSCKKLSRASCYKIHLPEIYCEQGWALLKFGIKYYERAKKCFEKALEEEPNNPEFNSGYAIAIYRLEDFLTKGSSGEDSSLEPLRRAVRLNPNDTFVMALLALKLQDIDQVKEGEKYIKEALQKTPDLPYLLRYAAKFYRRKGLVEKSLGFLKKALEFTPTSGFLHHQIGLCYRTQLFKMKKATKYPPREQMEELIRFGIFHFKMVVEQKSKFMYAYIDLASMYAEGNQYQEAEDTFQKVFKMEKLTCEEKQQLHYRYGRFQEYHKKSESEAINHYTKGLKIEKNSHERNLCKDALKKLIERRIQRGAADAKNFSILGLIHQLNGEKPQAIGCYEKALALEPDNEEYLCALCDIQLSKEI